Proteins encoded together in one Catellatospora citrea window:
- a CDS encoding MarR family winged helix-turn-helix transcriptional regulator, translating into MPEQPPRPNDQPRWLTPAELATWQQFALMMHKLPIALEAQLQQDAGLSYVEYYVLAGLSDQPGRRMRMSELAVLTNAELSRLSHMVSRLERRGFVRREPDPANGRYTHAILTEAGLAHLAEAAPGHVARVRDLVFDVIDPAERDSLRTAAEKISERIDRREQ; encoded by the coding sequence ATGCCTGAACAGCCGCCACGCCCGAACGATCAGCCGCGCTGGCTGACTCCGGCGGAGCTGGCGACCTGGCAGCAGTTCGCGCTGATGATGCACAAGCTGCCCATTGCCCTGGAGGCACAACTCCAGCAGGATGCGGGACTCAGCTACGTCGAGTACTACGTCCTCGCCGGACTGTCCGACCAACCGGGACGGCGCATGCGCATGAGCGAACTGGCCGTCCTCACCAACGCCGAACTGTCCCGTCTCTCCCACATGGTCAGTAGGTTGGAGCGTCGGGGTTTCGTCCGCCGGGAACCGGACCCCGCCAATGGGCGCTACACCCACGCGATCCTGACCGAAGCGGGCCTGGCCCATCTCGCCGAGGCCGCTCCGGGGCACGTGGCCCGGGTACGCGACCTGGTCTTCGACGTCATCGATCCCGCTGAGCGGGACAGCTTGCGCACCGCAGCGGAGAAGATCAGCGAGCGAATCGACCGCCGGGAGCAGTAG